Proteins encoded within one genomic window of Trueperaceae bacterium:
- a CDS encoding ABC transporter substrate-binding protein has translation MGLFLKQVTAVAILLLGFSLAQQQRVLNVGMEAVGTFSWINFAMQHYGFDEELDFDIQTTTYGTKQAKQLALQAGETDLVVDDITGVAVWHDQGLEVKAIYPYSLATGGIVVRADSDIRTIEDLRGRTIAATDLGDKSLLILRSLAVSRFGFDPQQDAEVVAAAPPLMSELLRRGEIDAAIPPWHFVARMVGSGEFREIASAVDMLDQLGVSADLPILVVAARTSVDPQLLTDYLAAMNKTIERMRSDPQIFQMILDQELYSLPDESVFPQVIQRWEEGVPQRWDQEVIDGIVALIDDMVDLAGPEVVGVEAGDAEAFTAEYNPD, from the coding sequence TTGGGACTGTTTCTCAAGCAGGTCACGGCGGTTGCCATATTGCTTCTGGGGTTCTCGCTCGCCCAGCAGCAGCGGGTCCTCAACGTGGGCATGGAGGCGGTTGGAACCTTCTCCTGGATCAACTTCGCCATGCAGCACTACGGTTTCGACGAAGAGTTGGACTTCGACATCCAGACAACAACCTACGGCACCAAGCAGGCGAAGCAGCTGGCGCTCCAGGCGGGGGAAACGGACCTCGTTGTCGATGACATCACCGGCGTGGCCGTATGGCACGATCAGGGGTTGGAAGTAAAGGCGATCTATCCCTATAGCCTCGCGACCGGTGGGATCGTGGTCCGGGCCGACAGCGACATCAGAACCATCGAGGACTTGAGAGGACGCACGATCGCCGCGACGGATCTGGGGGACAAGAGCCTGTTGATCCTCCGCTCTCTTGCCGTCAGCCGGTTCGGCTTCGATCCACAGCAGGACGCGGAGGTAGTAGCGGCGGCGCCACCGCTCATGTCCGAGCTGCTCCGACGTGGCGAGATCGACGCTGCCATCCCGCCCTGGCACTTCGTCGCTCGCATGGTGGGTAGCGGGGAGTTCCGGGAGATCGCCTCGGCGGTCGACATGCTAGACCAGTTGGGTGTTTCGGCCGACCTGCCGATACTCGTGGTGGCCGCCCGCACGTCCGTCGACCCGCAGCTCCTGACTGACTACCTGGCCGCCATGAACAAGACGATCGAGCGGATGCGTAGCGACCCGCAGATCTTCCAGATGATCCTCGACCAGGAACTCTACAGCCTGCCGGACGAGTCCGTCTTTCCGCAAGTGATCCAACGGTGGGAAGAGGGCGTGCCGCAGCGGTGGGACCAGGAAGTGATCGACGGCATCGTCGCGTTGATCGACGACATGGTTGATCTTGCTGGACCCGAGGTGGTGGGAGTGGAGGCCGGGGACGCAGAGGCGTTCACGGCGGA